Proteins encoded by one window of Blautia luti:
- the pap gene encoding polyphosphate:AMP phosphotransferase, with the protein MITNWSPAHVPEKEEVKERLRTAREQLYDFQMKIKEHKIPVLVLFEGWGSSGKGSTIGKVIKNIDPRFFKVATMSVPTEEEKRYPFLYKYFKQIPEAGKFTFLDSGWMEQTCRECLEGKLEGNAYTSRIESIRHFERQLTDNGYLVLKFFMQIDKEEQTRRKEILLSHKDTKWRVSEFDKWENEHYKKCAKVFDQYMSNTNASSAPWYIIDASDRKWAELQVLETMVSNIEVAMQNQAHSVPILQNVFPLKKMPKLSEIQLDGKVVEEEEYRKELKTLQKELGELHNRLYLKRIPVIITYEGWDAAGKGGNIKRITEALDPRGYEVNPIASPEPHEKARHYLWRFWTRLPKSGHIAIFDRTWYGRVMVERLEGFCSENDWKRAYNEMNEFEKELKDWGAVIIKFWVQIDKDTQLARFQERQNNPEKQWKITDEDWRNREKWDAYEVAVDEMLQKTSTVYAPWHVLESVDKKYARIKALKIVIREIEKALKENH; encoded by the coding sequence ATGATCACAAACTGGAGCCCGGCACATGTACCGGAAAAAGAAGAAGTAAAAGAAAGACTTCGTACAGCAAGAGAACAGCTGTATGATTTTCAGATGAAGATCAAAGAACATAAGATACCGGTACTGGTACTTTTTGAAGGATGGGGATCATCAGGGAAGGGAAGTACCATCGGAAAAGTGATCAAAAATATTGATCCCAGATTTTTTAAAGTTGCCACAATGTCTGTACCTACAGAAGAGGAGAAACGGTATCCTTTCCTGTACAAATATTTCAAACAGATTCCGGAGGCAGGTAAATTTACTTTCCTGGACTCCGGATGGATGGAACAGACCTGCAGGGAATGTCTGGAAGGAAAACTGGAGGGGAATGCTTATACTTCCCGGATCGAGAGTATACGCCACTTCGAGAGACAGCTGACAGATAATGGATATCTAGTTTTGAAATTTTTCATGCAGATTGATAAAGAAGAGCAGACCCGTCGCAAGGAGATACTTTTGTCGCATAAAGATACGAAATGGAGAGTATCTGAATTTGACAAATGGGAAAACGAGCATTACAAAAAATGCGCGAAGGTGTTTGATCAATATATGTCGAATACTAATGCTTCATCTGCTCCCTGGTATATCATTGATGCCAGTGACCGTAAATGGGCGGAACTTCAGGTGCTGGAGACAATGGTCAGCAACATTGAGGTAGCCATGCAGAATCAGGCACATTCTGTACCGATTCTTCAGAATGTTTTTCCGTTGAAAAAAATGCCGAAACTTTCAGAAATCCAGCTGGATGGCAAGGTGGTCGAGGAAGAGGAATACAGAAAAGAATTGAAGACGCTTCAGAAAGAACTTGGAGAACTTCATAATCGTCTGTATCTAAAACGGATTCCTGTGATCATTACCTATGAGGGATGGGATGCAGCCGGTAAAGGCGGAAATATCAAGAGAATCACGGAAGCACTGGATCCGAGGGGATATGAGGTAAATCCGATAGCCAGCCCGGAACCTCATGAGAAAGCACGCCATTATCTCTGGAGATTCTGGACAAGACTGCCTAAGAGCGGCCATATAGCGATCTTTGACCGCACCTGGTACGGAAGGGTTATGGTAGAACGTCTGGAGGGTTTCTGCAGTGAGAACGACTGGAAACGTGCCTACAACGAGATGAATGAGTTTGAAAAGGAACTGAAGGACTGGGGTGCTGTGATCATCAAGTTCTGGGTTCAGATCGATAAAGATACCCAGCTTGCCAGATTCCAGGAACGCCAGAATAATCCGGAGAAACAATGGAAGATCACAGATGAGGACTGGCGCAACAGAGAAAAATGGGATGCCTATGAAGTGGCTGTAGATGAGATGCTTCAGAAAACAAGTACTGTTTATGCGCCATGGCACGTGCTGGAATCTGTAGATAAGAAATATGCCCGTATTAAGGCTTTGAAGATTGTGATCAGAGAGATTGAGAAGGCATTAAAAGAGAATCACTGA